In Bombus affinis isolate iyBomAffi1 chromosome 8, iyBomAffi1.2, whole genome shotgun sequence, the following proteins share a genomic window:
- the LOC126919169 gene encoding MATH and LRR domain-containing protein PFE0570w isoform X5 — MIMTSTEYLSSLKYAVIDSIIKYVLYLLSTYLFNAISSRFFGSKEHIKAKHDKPYNEDHDEDHDEDHDEDHDEDHDEDHDEDHDEDNDEDNDEDHDEDHDEDHDEDHDEGHDEDHDEDHDEDHDKDHDKDHDKDHDKDHDKDHDKDHDEDHDEDHDEDHDEDHDEDHDEDHDENHDEDHEDRRKKINQKCRRRNNYSNGRRLRKPQNAEEASDSSGNQSSDGSNVTAKNMPLNIDSCILYAVLKMPMDISIGEHSFNKTQFLINISQDNEPLANERSNVQNKFPKSHIPKQRSNFSGNKGIAGIYSKKSTSSDNMHSSFSFPRSSASYKYRKSKRTDFFYNGENRKFSNNSLIKPGLKKNEIEQKKELSIKFAPTNEKKKLTFDKKKKEKYTEQRNIKKTQEKHSFRRHGPTKYKSYYSRVPLGNKESKQNNLKYEEKGTQTDSIFPTHNDVKMVSVGTMWPEQRFYESQDRNMNQKLAANNEYVADDEIMDEKMLALARQLISSYVISPTSKDLIFDERIFELPNINTAAEPSSKKLSDSINTFKTPTHVPPPGFSNIPQYPPLTLDIPNPEHLMRPQQMSMTRILIPTSDRCTASTAPTYRTYCDYPEFVELPTYRNL; from the exons ATGATCATGACATCAACGGAATATTTAAGTTCGTTGAAATATGCTGTCATAGATAGTATCATCAAATACGTCTTATATCTTTTGAGCACCTATTTATTTAACGCAATTTCTTCGAGGTTTTTTGGTTCCAAGGAACACATAAAGGCAAAACATGACAAACCATACAACGAAGATCATGACGAAGATCATGACGAAGATCATGACGAAGATCATGACGAAGATCATGACGAAGATCATGACGAAGATCACGACGAAGATAATGACGAAGATAATGACGAAGATCATGACGAAGATCATGACGAAGATCATGACGAAGATCATGACGAAGGTCACGACGAAGATCACGACGAAG ATCACGACGAAGATCATGACAAAGATCATGACAAAGATCATGACAAAGATCATGACAAAGATCATGACAAAGATCATGACAAAGATCACGATGAAGATCACGATGAAGATCACGATGAAGATCACGATGAAGATCATGACGAAGATCACGACGAAGATCACGACGAAAATCATGACGAAGATCACGAGGACAGACGGAAGAAAATAAATCAGAAATGCAGAAGACGAAACAACTATTCGAACGGCAGACGGTTAAGAAAACCTCAAAATGCCGAGGAAGCTTCTGATTCTTCCGGAAATCAATCGAGCGACGGTAGTAATGTGACGGCAAAAAATATGCCATTGAACATCGACAGCTGTATATTGTACGCTGTTTTGAAAATGCCTATGGATATATCAATTGGGGAACATAGTTTTAACAAAACGCAGTTCCTGATAAATATATCTCAAGATAACGAACCGCTTGCAAATGAGCGAAGTAATGTTCAAAATAAATTTCCGAAATCGCATATTCCAAAACAACGCAGCAATTTCTCCGGGAATAAAGGAATTGCAGGAATCTATAGTAAAAAATCCACTTCTTCCGATAACATGCATTCGTCATTTTCGTTTCCTAGATCTTCCGCATCCTACAAATACAGAAAATCTAAACGAACTGATTTCTTTTATAATGGAGAAAACagaaaattttctaataattccCTAATTAAACCTGGGTTAAAAAAGAACGAAATAGAACAAAAGAAGGAACTATCCATCAAATTTGCTCCTACTAATGAAAAGAAAAAGCTTAcatttgataaaaagaaaaaagaaaagtacaCGGAACAGAGAAACATAAAGAAAACACAAGAAAAACACAGTTTCCGACGACATGGTCCGACTAAATATAAATCGTATTATTCAAGAGTACCCTTGGGAAATAAAGAATCAAAACAAAATAATCTGAAGTATGAAGAAAAGGGTACGCAAACAGATAGCATCTTTCCGACGCATAACGATGTTAAAATGGTTTCAGTCGGAACGATGTGGCCTGAACAACGATTTTACGAATCTCAG GATAGAAATATGAACCAGAAATTGGCAGCAAACAATGAATATGTAGCAGACGATGAAATAATGGACGAGAAAATGTTGGCACTCGCACGACAACTAATTTCGTCGTACGTTATATCGCCTACATCGAAAGATCTTATTTTCGATGAACGCATATTTGAACTCCCTAATATCAATACCGCAGCGGAGCCAAGTTCCAAAAAATTATCCGACAGCATAAATACCTTCAAAACACCCACTCATGTTCCTCCTCCTGGTTTTTCTAATATACCACAATATCCACCGCTAACGCTTGATATTCCTAATCCCGAACATTTAATGAGGCCTCAACAAATGTCTATGACTCGAATTCTCATACCAACTAGTGACCGTTGTACAGCCAGTACAGCCCCGACCTATAGGACTTATTGTGATTATCCCGAATTTGTGGAACTACCTACTTacagaaatttataa
- the LOC126919169 gene encoding MATH and LRR domain-containing protein PFE0570w isoform X1: MIMTSTEYLSSLKYAVIDSIIKYVLYLLSTYLFNAISSRFFGSKEHIKAKHDKPYNEDHDEDHDEDHDEDHDEDHDEDHDEDHDEDNDEDNDEDHDEDHDEDHDEDHDEGHDEDHDEDHDEDHDEDHDEDHDEDHDEDHDKDHDKDHDKDHDKDHDKDHDKDHDEDHDEDHDEDHDEDHDEDHDEDHDENHDEDHEDRRKKINQKCRRRNNYSNGRRLRKPQNAEEASDSSGNQSSDGSNVTAKNMPLNIDSCILYAVLKMPMDISIGEHSFNKTQFLINISQDNEPLANERSNVQNKFPKSHIPKQRSNFSGNKGIAGIYSKKSTSSDNMHSSFSFPRSSASYKYRKSKRTDFFYNGENRKFSNNSLIKPGLKKNEIEQKKELSIKFAPTNEKKKLTFDKKKKEKYTEQRNIKKTQEKHSFRRHGPTKYKSYYSRVPLGNKESKQNNLKYEEKGTQTDSIFPTHNDVKMVSVGTMWPEQRFYESQDRNMNQKLAANNEYVADDEIMDEKMLALARQLISSYVISPTSKDLIFDERIFELPNINTAAEPSSKKLSDSINTFKTPTHVPPPGFSNIPQYPPLTLDIPNPEHLMRPQQMSMTRILIPTSDRCTASTAPTYRTYCDYPEFVELPTYRNL, encoded by the exons ATGATCATGACATCAACGGAATATTTAAGTTCGTTGAAATATGCTGTCATAGATAGTATCATCAAATACGTCTTATATCTTTTGAGCACCTATTTATTTAACGCAATTTCTTCGAGGTTTTTTGGTTCCAAGGAACACATAAAGGCAAAACATGACAAACCATACAACGAAGATCATGACGAAGATCATGACGAAGATCATGACGAAGATCATGACGAAGATCATGACGAAGATCATGACGAAGATCACGACGAAGATAATGACGAAGATAATGACGAAGATCATGACGAAGATCATGACGAAGATCATGACGAAGATCATGACGAAGGTCACGACGAAGATCACGACGAAG ATCATGACGAAGATCATGACGAAGATCACGACGAAGATCATGACGAAGATCACGACGAAGATCATGACAAAGATCATGACAAAGATCATGACAAAGATCATGACAAAGATCATGACAAAGATCATGACAAAGATCACGATGAAGATCACGATGAAGATCACGATGAAGATCACGATGAAGATCATGACGAAGATCACGACGAAGATCACGACGAAAATCATGACGAAGATCACGAGGACAGACGGAAGAAAATAAATCAGAAATGCAGAAGACGAAACAACTATTCGAACGGCAGACGGTTAAGAAAACCTCAAAATGCCGAGGAAGCTTCTGATTCTTCCGGAAATCAATCGAGCGACGGTAGTAATGTGACGGCAAAAAATATGCCATTGAACATCGACAGCTGTATATTGTACGCTGTTTTGAAAATGCCTATGGATATATCAATTGGGGAACATAGTTTTAACAAAACGCAGTTCCTGATAAATATATCTCAAGATAACGAACCGCTTGCAAATGAGCGAAGTAATGTTCAAAATAAATTTCCGAAATCGCATATTCCAAAACAACGCAGCAATTTCTCCGGGAATAAAGGAATTGCAGGAATCTATAGTAAAAAATCCACTTCTTCCGATAACATGCATTCGTCATTTTCGTTTCCTAGATCTTCCGCATCCTACAAATACAGAAAATCTAAACGAACTGATTTCTTTTATAATGGAGAAAACagaaaattttctaataattccCTAATTAAACCTGGGTTAAAAAAGAACGAAATAGAACAAAAGAAGGAACTATCCATCAAATTTGCTCCTACTAATGAAAAGAAAAAGCTTAcatttgataaaaagaaaaaagaaaagtacaCGGAACAGAGAAACATAAAGAAAACACAAGAAAAACACAGTTTCCGACGACATGGTCCGACTAAATATAAATCGTATTATTCAAGAGTACCCTTGGGAAATAAAGAATCAAAACAAAATAATCTGAAGTATGAAGAAAAGGGTACGCAAACAGATAGCATCTTTCCGACGCATAACGATGTTAAAATGGTTTCAGTCGGAACGATGTGGCCTGAACAACGATTTTACGAATCTCAG GATAGAAATATGAACCAGAAATTGGCAGCAAACAATGAATATGTAGCAGACGATGAAATAATGGACGAGAAAATGTTGGCACTCGCACGACAACTAATTTCGTCGTACGTTATATCGCCTACATCGAAAGATCTTATTTTCGATGAACGCATATTTGAACTCCCTAATATCAATACCGCAGCGGAGCCAAGTTCCAAAAAATTATCCGACAGCATAAATACCTTCAAAACACCCACTCATGTTCCTCCTCCTGGTTTTTCTAATATACCACAATATCCACCGCTAACGCTTGATATTCCTAATCCCGAACATTTAATGAGGCCTCAACAAATGTCTATGACTCGAATTCTCATACCAACTAGTGACCGTTGTACAGCCAGTACAGCCCCGACCTATAGGACTTATTGTGATTATCCCGAATTTGTGGAACTACCTACTTacagaaatttataa
- the LOC126919169 gene encoding uncharacterized protein DDB_G0283697 isoform X3, which produces MIMTSTEYLSSLKYAVIDSIIKYVLYLLSTYLFNAISSRFFGSKEHIKAKHDKPYNEDHDEDHDEDHDEDHDEDHDEDHDEDHDEDNDEDNDEDHDEDHDEDHDEDHDEDHDEDHDEDHDEDHDEDHDEDHDKDHDKDHDKDHDKDHDKDHDKDHDEDHDEDHDEDHDEDHDEDHDEDHDENHDEDHEDRRKKINQKCRRRNNYSNGRRLRKPQNAEEASDSSGNQSSDGSNVTAKNMPLNIDSCILYAVLKMPMDISIGEHSFNKTQFLINISQDNEPLANERSNVQNKFPKSHIPKQRSNFSGNKGIAGIYSKKSTSSDNMHSSFSFPRSSASYKYRKSKRTDFFYNGENRKFSNNSLIKPGLKKNEIEQKKELSIKFAPTNEKKKLTFDKKKKEKYTEQRNIKKTQEKHSFRRHGPTKYKSYYSRVPLGNKESKQNNLKYEEKGTQTDSIFPTHNDVKMVSVGTMWPEQRFYESQDRNMNQKLAANNEYVADDEIMDEKMLALARQLISSYVISPTSKDLIFDERIFELPNINTAAEPSSKKLSDSINTFKTPTHVPPPGFSNIPQYPPLTLDIPNPEHLMRPQQMSMTRILIPTSDRCTASTAPTYRTYCDYPEFVELPTYRNL; this is translated from the exons ATGATCATGACATCAACGGAATATTTAAGTTCGTTGAAATATGCTGTCATAGATAGTATCATCAAATACGTCTTATATCTTTTGAGCACCTATTTATTTAACGCAATTTCTTCGAGGTTTTTTGGTTCCAAGGAACACATAAAGGCAAAACATGACAAACCATACAACGAAGATCATGACGAAGATCATGACGAAGATCATGACGAAGATCATGACGAAGATCATGACGAAGATCATGACGAAGATCACGACGAAGATAATGACGAAGATAATGACGAAGATCATGACGAAGATCATGACGAAGATCATGACGAAGATCATGACGAAG ATCATGACGAAGATCATGACGAAGATCACGACGAAGATCATGACGAAGATCACGACGAAGATCATGACAAAGATCATGACAAAGATCATGACAAAGATCATGACAAAGATCATGACAAAGATCATGACAAAGATCACGATGAAGATCACGATGAAGATCACGATGAAGATCACGATGAAGATCATGACGAAGATCACGACGAAGATCACGACGAAAATCATGACGAAGATCACGAGGACAGACGGAAGAAAATAAATCAGAAATGCAGAAGACGAAACAACTATTCGAACGGCAGACGGTTAAGAAAACCTCAAAATGCCGAGGAAGCTTCTGATTCTTCCGGAAATCAATCGAGCGACGGTAGTAATGTGACGGCAAAAAATATGCCATTGAACATCGACAGCTGTATATTGTACGCTGTTTTGAAAATGCCTATGGATATATCAATTGGGGAACATAGTTTTAACAAAACGCAGTTCCTGATAAATATATCTCAAGATAACGAACCGCTTGCAAATGAGCGAAGTAATGTTCAAAATAAATTTCCGAAATCGCATATTCCAAAACAACGCAGCAATTTCTCCGGGAATAAAGGAATTGCAGGAATCTATAGTAAAAAATCCACTTCTTCCGATAACATGCATTCGTCATTTTCGTTTCCTAGATCTTCCGCATCCTACAAATACAGAAAATCTAAACGAACTGATTTCTTTTATAATGGAGAAAACagaaaattttctaataattccCTAATTAAACCTGGGTTAAAAAAGAACGAAATAGAACAAAAGAAGGAACTATCCATCAAATTTGCTCCTACTAATGAAAAGAAAAAGCTTAcatttgataaaaagaaaaaagaaaagtacaCGGAACAGAGAAACATAAAGAAAACACAAGAAAAACACAGTTTCCGACGACATGGTCCGACTAAATATAAATCGTATTATTCAAGAGTACCCTTGGGAAATAAAGAATCAAAACAAAATAATCTGAAGTATGAAGAAAAGGGTACGCAAACAGATAGCATCTTTCCGACGCATAACGATGTTAAAATGGTTTCAGTCGGAACGATGTGGCCTGAACAACGATTTTACGAATCTCAG GATAGAAATATGAACCAGAAATTGGCAGCAAACAATGAATATGTAGCAGACGATGAAATAATGGACGAGAAAATGTTGGCACTCGCACGACAACTAATTTCGTCGTACGTTATATCGCCTACATCGAAAGATCTTATTTTCGATGAACGCATATTTGAACTCCCTAATATCAATACCGCAGCGGAGCCAAGTTCCAAAAAATTATCCGACAGCATAAATACCTTCAAAACACCCACTCATGTTCCTCCTCCTGGTTTTTCTAATATACCACAATATCCACCGCTAACGCTTGATATTCCTAATCCCGAACATTTAATGAGGCCTCAACAAATGTCTATGACTCGAATTCTCATACCAACTAGTGACCGTTGTACAGCCAGTACAGCCCCGACCTATAGGACTTATTGTGATTATCCCGAATTTGTGGAACTACCTACTTacagaaatttataa